GTGATGCCCAGCAACGAGGGATCCTTGAGCAGCAGGGCCAATCCCAGTCGACTCAGTCCATGGGCTCCGCTCACCACGATCGAATCTCCAGGCATGGCCTGGGAACGGTGCAGTCGCAAGGTTCCGAGCGTGCCCAGCGCTGTGATCGAAAGCATTCTGACGGGGCCCTGGGAGCAGTCGCCCCCCAGCAGCACGCCCCCACTGTCCTGCAGGAGGGAGCCGATGCCGCTGTAGACACCCTCCACCCAACTCCAGGGTGTGTGTGCTGGCGCCACAAGCCCCACAGTGATCCCCAGGATCTGATCCACACCGCTGGCGGCAAGGTCGGAGAGGTTGGCGGCAACGGCACGCCAGCCCACATCGGTTGATGCGGTAGTGGCATCACTGAAGTGGATGCTCTCCACCAGCACGTCGGTGTTGATCAGCAGATCCGCTGTTGGCTGCTGCAGTTGAGCGGTGTCGTCCTCCAGCTGACCCGGCGGAGCGAAGCGCGCTAGGCGCCGCAGCAGTTCCGCTTCACCGAGGTCAGCCAGTGTCTGCGTCACTGCAGGTCAGGCGTGGGGTTGCAACCGATCAGCTCCATCCACTACCTCGATGCGGTTGATCTGGTCGTCCACGCTGAGTTCCTCGAGAACATCGAAGCCATTCACCACATAGCCGAAGGCGGCATTGCGTCCATCCACCAGATTCAGACCGGCAGGGGTGAGCTCCGCTTCGTAAAGAAACAGGAAGAACTGGGAGGAGCCATCGTCGAGGGCTTGATCGGAATGGGCCCAGCCAAGGGTGCCGAGGGTGGCGAAGGGAAGAACGGGGGTGGCCTTGTACAAACCCACATCCTCAAAGGTTTCGTTGTAAAAGGTGTCCGGCTCGCCTGGAACACGAATTTCCAGCGGCACATGCCGTTCCTGCTTGCTGGTTGGATCCACATATCCGATAGCAGGACCCTCAGGATCGCCGCTTTGCAGGATGTAGAAATCCTCGGCTCTGCTGAAGGGAAGGCCGTCGTAAAAGCCCTTGAGGCTGAGATCGATAAAGGCGCCGGCCGTCAGGGGTGCGTTGTATCCATCCACCACGGCAGTGAGATCGCCCTGGGTGGTGCTGATCACCACGGTGGCCCGTCCATTGAGGCGGGGCAGGTCATCGAACTCCGCCGGAATGGGAGGAATCCGGTCATCAATTAACAGGTACTCGAGATCGCCGATCGTGGTCAGCGTCTGCCGGCGGGTCTGGATGAATCCTGATTTATCAGCGGCATCCACCCGTTCCTGCAGTAGCACCAAGTCGTCTTTGACCGTGTCGAGCAGCTGTTCGGCCTGCTGACGCTCGGCGTTGGGCACGGCGTTGAGAATGTTGTTGCGTCGCGTGTTCAGCAGCGCTTCGCAGCGGCTGATGCTGCGTCCGAGTGCACTCCAGCGCTTGGCCCGCAAATCGTCGCTCGTGCCTTCCAGTCGGTGCTGCAGTTCACGCAGATCGTCCTGGTCCATCGGCAGGGAATCTCGCAGGATCGCGGCGGGATCCTTCACGGCATTTCCCTGGGGCAGTCCGGCCCAGACTGGTTCGGCCCAGACCAAGCCGACCATCATCAGAAGGCTGAGCAAGCCAGTGCTCAAACGCTGAATAGCCAACCGAATCGCCAAGGAGAACCCCAGGTGCTGAAAGGACTTTGGCACAGCCGTATGATCCCCTGAACCGTTTAGCGGGAATGATTTCCAGCAACGACTTTCGCACTGGCACCACCATTGAGCTGGACGGTGCCGTCTGGCGTGTGGTCGAGTTCCTGCACGTCAAGCCCGGTAAGGGTTCCGCCTTTGTGCGCACCAAGCTCAAGGCGGTGCAAAGCGGCAACGTGGTGGAGAAAACCTTCCGCGCTGGCGAGATGCTGCCCCAGGCCATTCTTGAGAAGGCCACCCTTCAGCACACCTACATGGAAGGTGAGGACTATGTCTTCATGGACATGGGCACTTATGAAGAAACCCGCCTGTCTGCGAAGCAGATCGGCGAGAGCCGCAAATACCTCAAAGAAGGGATGGAGGTGAATGTTGTCTCCTGGAATGACAAGCCCCTTGAGGTTGAACTGCCCAATTCGGTGGTGCTCGAGATCAAGGAGACGGATCCGGGCGTGAAAGGCGACACCGCGACCGGTGGCACCAAGCCAGCCATTCTCGAGACCGGTGCCCAGGTGATGGTGCCTCTCTTTCTTTCCATTGGTGAGAAGATCAAGGTCGACACCCGCAACGACACCTACCTGGGTCGGGAGAACAGCTGATCATGCACCTCGACCACGATCAGCTGAATCAGCTTCTCGACAAGCTGGCGGAGAGCGACATTCAGGAATTTCGTCTCGAGGGCGATGACTTCCGCCTGGAGGTTCGCAGGAATCTTCCTGTGTCGGCTGCGGCCACCCAGATGGTTCCTGTTGCAGCTGCTCCAGTACCAGCGCTGGAGATCAAGACTCAGAGCGAGTCATCGTCCGCTGCTCCTCCTGCAGCTGCAGGAACCCGCTCGGATCTGGTGGATGTCACGGCTCCAATGGTGGGTACCTTTTACAGGGCTCCTGCACCCGGTGAAGCTTCCTTCGTGGAGATCGGCAACCGCATCTCTGCTGGTCAGACGATCTGCATCCTCGAGGCGATGAAGCTGATGAACGAGCTGGAGGCCGAGTTAAGCGGCGAAGTGGTGGAAATTCTGGTGGACAACGGCACGCCCGTGGAATTCGGTCAGGTGTTGATGCGCGTCAAGCCTGGCTAAGCGTCCAGGCTGCGTCGATGGCGGCCAGCATGCTGTCGCAGCGTGCGATGCCCTGGCCAGCGATGTCGAATCCGGTTCCATGATCGGGTGATGTGCGCAGAAACGAGAGGCCAAGGGTGGTGTTGACCGCCTGGTCAAAGGCGAGCAGTTTCACGGGGATCAGCCCTTGATCGTGATACAGGGCCAGAATCCCGTCAGGGCCGGGTGTGTTTGTGCTGCTCCATGCCTGGGCTGCGCTGAGCCAGCACGTATCGGGCGGTAGGGGTCCCTTGAGCCGGATCGTGGGGTTTGCCTCCACCCATTGATGCAGCA
The sequence above is a segment of the Synechococcus sp. PROS-7-1 genome. Coding sequences within it:
- the thiL gene encoding thiamine-phosphate kinase, which produces MTQTLADLGEAELLRRLARFAPPGQLEDDTAQLQQPTADLLINTDVLVESIHFSDATTASTDVGWRAVAANLSDLAASGVDQILGITVGLVAPAHTPWSWVEGVYSGIGSLLQDSGGVLLGGDCSQGPVRMLSITALGTLGTLRLHRSQAMPGDSIVVSGAHGLSRLGLALLLKDPSLLGITLPGSLREQAIQQHQRPLPRLDALKSLVTCKPEQLPWRAGGTDSSDGLLQAIDCLCRSSGCGAVLDKTKLPQAEGWPDGPLWQRWCLSGGEDFELVVTLPAPWAKAWMDEQPSCRQVGVITDQPQAIIWSDDNTPVVAEGFAHYGTS
- a CDS encoding peptidylprolyl isomerase, which gives rise to MPKSFQHLGFSLAIRLAIQRLSTGLLSLLMMVGLVWAEPVWAGLPQGNAVKDPAAILRDSLPMDQDDLRELQHRLEGTSDDLRAKRWSALGRSISRCEALLNTRRNNILNAVPNAERQQAEQLLDTVKDDLVLLQERVDAADKSGFIQTRRQTLTTIGDLEYLLIDDRIPPIPAEFDDLPRLNGRATVVISTTQGDLTAVVDGYNAPLTAGAFIDLSLKGFYDGLPFSRAEDFYILQSGDPEGPAIGYVDPTSKQERHVPLEIRVPGEPDTFYNETFEDVGLYKATPVLPFATLGTLGWAHSDQALDDGSSQFFLFLYEAELTPAGLNLVDGRNAAFGYVVNGFDVLEELSVDDQINRIEVVDGADRLQPHA
- the accB gene encoding acetyl-CoA carboxylase biotin carboxyl carrier protein: MHLDHDQLNQLLDKLAESDIQEFRLEGDDFRLEVRRNLPVSAAATQMVPVAAAPVPALEIKTQSESSSAAPPAAAGTRSDLVDVTAPMVGTFYRAPAPGEASFVEIGNRISAGQTICILEAMKLMNELEAELSGEVVEILVDNGTPVEFGQVLMRVKPG
- the efp gene encoding elongation factor P; translation: MISSNDFRTGTTIELDGAVWRVVEFLHVKPGKGSAFVRTKLKAVQSGNVVEKTFRAGEMLPQAILEKATLQHTYMEGEDYVFMDMGTYEETRLSAKQIGESRKYLKEGMEVNVVSWNDKPLEVELPNSVVLEIKETDPGVKGDTATGGTKPAILETGAQVMVPLFLSIGEKIKVDTRNDTYLGRENS